Proteins from a single region of Octopus bimaculoides isolate UCB-OBI-ISO-001 chromosome 11, ASM119413v2, whole genome shotgun sequence:
- the LOC106879835 gene encoding 39S ribosomal protein L14, mitochondrial: MFGNILRNSIPCISNITSTGFPRTFCTTQSLCEIRKLARMRVVDNSAIGRAAAAAGRPARVIQVYNKKGVGMIGDKILVAIKGQKKKAYIVGLKQTQKPLMPRFDTNNIVLVEDNNSPTGTRIRVPIPSQLRGQGKEFTKILAIASKFV; encoded by the exons ATGTTTGGAAATATTTTGCGGAACAGTATTCCATGTATTTCAAATATCACTTCTACTGGCTTTCCCCGGACATTTTG CACAACGCAAAGTCTTTGTGAAATTCGCAAGCTTGCAAGAATGCGTGTTGTCGACAATAGTGCAATTGGCAGAGCTGCAGCTGCTGCAGGTCGCCCAGCACGTGTGATCCAAGTCTACAACAAAAAGGGAGTTGGAATGATAGGTGACAAAATACTGGTTGCCATAAAgggacaaaaaaagaaagcatacatTGTTGGACTGAAGCAAACGCAAAAGCCTCTGATGCCTAGGTTTGACACAAACAACATAGTTCTTGTTGAGGACAATAACAGCCCCACAGGTACTCGGATCCGTGTTCCAATTCCCTCACAGCTAAGAGGCCAAGGAAAGGAATTTACAAAAATTCTTGCAATAGCATCAAAATTTGTGTAG